CTTTTTTCCATTTAAAATATACTTCATCGCCTACTTGGCAATTTTCGGCCCACTCAGCTCCTATCCCTTTGCTATGCGTTGCTACGGCCAATTCTATGGTTTTATTTTCGTGGTCTACATCCCAAATACTATAACTTCTTACTTTGTCTTTAAGTCCAATTTCATCCTTACCGATACCTACTCCTAATCGGATAAAATATCCTGGAACAAAATCCACATTTTTTATATGCTCACTCCGTATCCTAATTTTAAAAACAGATTCCGATAGCTGGGTCTTCTCTACAATCGTTCCTTTTTCAAGTACCTTTTTAATAAGGGTTTCCACTAATCCCATTCTATTCTTTTATTTTTAGGTTGATAGATAAAATCGACTACACCTACACCAATATACTGATTATCAATACTGTATTACAAAAAAAAAAAAAAAAACACCTACGTTCAATTTTATATTCTGGGTTCCTACCGATATAAAGTAAAATCAAGAACCCTTTATCATTTAAGGTAAGAGGTGTAGAAAAAGTCGAAACCTAATCTCTTATTGGACGTTTATTTTTGTTTAAAGTTTAACCGGACACCCATTTTATTTACTTCTTTTTTTTGAGATTGAAAGCTGAAGCTACAGATTCTATTAGCTACTTATGGTATCCTACGCTTTCTAAAATGAAATCTGCTATTGGAGAAGGATTCTCCAAACTATGCGGATGGTGACCAACCCCTTCTTTTTTGATAAGTTCTATGGTGCCTCCGGCATTTTCAAAATTTTCTTTGAGCAGTGCCGTATTTTCATCATAAGGAACGACCACATCTACATCTCCATACACATGAATTACAGGAATACCTGCTTTTGCGACTTTTACACTTGTTTGAATGGGAATGTCTTTAAATTCTTTAACTGAAACACTATCTAGTTGATAAGCAGCCAAACAAAGTTCCCAAGCCTTGGCGCTACCCTCTCCGCTAAACATTCCTCCTGGCCAACTTTTAATATCGCAAACGGGAGCATCCGCATAAATGCTAAAAACTTTATCCGTGTTTTTCGAGGCCCAGTTGTAAACGATCAATCCACCGCGACTCATTCCCTCTAAAACCGTTTTTTG
This genomic interval from Zobellia roscoffensis contains the following:
- a CDS encoding alpha/beta fold hydrolase, coding for MNQSRAFILILITCFLSFSVFAQDTIFTGYTVKEFSFKGHDAKIVFPNQAHANHYWIWRARFWGHEPQLDKVLLNKGFHVVHVDVANLFGNNEAVELWNDFYEFCVSTYGLNQKTVLEGMSRGGLIVYNWASKNTDKVFSIYADAPVCDIKSWPGGMFSGEGSAKAWELCLAAYQLDSVSVKEFKDIPIQTSVKVAKAGIPVIHVYGDVDVVVPYDENTALLKENFENAGGTIELIKKEGVGHHPHSLENPSPIADFILESVGYHK